A single genomic interval of Sander lucioperca isolate FBNREF2018 chromosome 9, SLUC_FBN_1.2, whole genome shotgun sequence harbors:
- the thap4 gene encoding THAP domain-containing protein 4 isoform X2: MACPDNHTVELNPALLPLDWLLGSWESDEPGEGCFTSIKPFRYIETLNFSHVGQPVINFTFNAFHAETKKPLHRECGFIRMQPGALRVAFIIAQNSGLVEIEEGELTAQQLNLQSQALARVSFAREPHVQKISRVIQLRPDGRLEQTVSMATDNQPLMQHLHITYHRSS; this comes from the exons ATGGCGTGTCCTGACAATCACACAG TGGAGTTGAACCCAGCCCTCCTCCCTCTAGACTGGCTTCTGGGTAGCTGGGAGTCAGATGAACCTGGAGAGGGATGTTTTACCTCCATAAAACCTTTCCGCTACATAGAGACACTGAACTTCAGCCATGTGGGACAACCAGTCATCAACTTCAC GTTCAATGCCTTCCATGCAGAGACCAAGAAGCCCCTGCACAGGGAGTGTGGCTTCATTCGAATGCAGCCAGGGGCCCTCAGAGTAGCGTTCATCATCGCACAGAACTCAG GTCTGGTGGAGATTGAGGAGGGAGAGCTGACAGCGCAGCAGCTGAACCTGCAGAGCCAGGCTCTGGCCAGAGTCTCTTTCGCCAGAGAGCCGCATGTACAGAAG ATTTCTAGAGTGATTCAGCTCCGACCAGATGGGAGGCTGGAGCAGacagtttccatggcaacagacAACCAGCCACTGATGCAGCATTTGCACATCACCTACCATCGCTCGTCTTGA
- the elovl1a gene encoding elongation of very long chain fatty acids protein 1a translates to MIREAVSNILNFHDYILMRTDVRIRDYPLMQDPIHMTAILLAYVFLSIYVGPRLMANRKPLCLNTSMIVYNLSMVLLNAYIVYEFMMAGWATTYTWRCDLVDTSTRPETLRMIRVCWLFYFSKYIELLDTLFFVLRKKHSQITFLHVFHHSFMPWTWWWGITLTPAGGMGCFHAMVNAAVHVIMYFYYLLSAAGPRFQKYLWWKKYMTAIQLTQFVLVSVHISQYYFMEKCDYQIPMWIHLIWMYGVFFFLLFSNFWIQAYIKGKRLPAVKDKPKQNGTTSEPIAVVANGKHLENGNAHHHTNGKILLGKVKEI, encoded by the exons ATGATTCGAGAAGCTgtatcaaacattttaaatttccaCGATTATATACTGATGAGGACTG ACGTCAGAATCAGAGACTACCCACTGATGCAGGACCCTATACATATGACCGCCATCCTGTTGGCCTATGTCTTCCTCTCAATTTACGTTGGACCTCGCCTGATGGCAAACCGCAAACCCCTCTGtctcaacacatccatgattgtCTACAACCTCAGCATGGTTTTACTGAATGCCTACATAGTGTATGAG TTCATGATGGCTGGATGGGCCACCACCTACACATGGAGATGTGACCTCGTTGACACCTCAACCCGGCCAGAGACTTTACGG ATGATTCGAGTGTGttggttgttttatttttcaaaatacattgaACTTCTTGACACA ctATTCTTTGTGCTGAGGAAGAAACATAGCCAGATCACATTTCTCCACGTGTTTCATCACTCCTTCATGCCCTGGACGTGGTGGTGGGGCATCACCCTGACTCCTG CTGGAGGAATGGGCTGCTTCCATGCCATGGTGAATGCTGCCGTCCACGTCATCATGTACTTCTACTACCTACTTTCTGCAGCAGGACCACGCTTCCAGAAATAcctgtggtggaagaagtacatGACCGCTATTCAGCTT ACACAGTTTGTTCTGGTCTCCGTCCACATCAGCCAGTACTACTTCATGGAGAAGTGTGACTACCAGATTCCCATGTGGATCCACCTGATTTGGATGTATGgcgtcttcttcttcctcctcttctccaaCTTCTGGATCCAGGCCTACATTAAGGGAAAGCGACTTCCTGCCGTAAAGGACAAGCCAAAACAGAACGGCACAACCAGTGAACCTATCGCTGTGGTGGCCAATGGGAAACACCTGGAGAATGGAAATGCACACCACCACACCAACGGCAAAATCCTCCTGGGCAAAGTAAAGGAAATCTGA
- the bokb gene encoding bcl-2-related ovarian killer protein homolog B, producing the protein MEVLRRSSVFAADVLDVFDRSLTEKELVSQSKALCRDYILSRLNQNGLGWSKTELNLSLSNAALAEVSFVLLCLGDELECIQPYLYRNVARQLNISVAMESMVSDAFIGVATEIFSTGITWGKVVSMFAVAGALAVDCVRLGHATTVHILVDSLGQFVRKFLVHWLKRRGGWVEITKCVVKKDLAPEHHWLSSAIESLKYFLTTMYVYIMKEP; encoded by the exons ATGGAGGTCCTGCGGCGGTCCTCTGTATTTGCTGCAGATGTCCTGGATGTGTTTGACCGATCGTTGACTGAGAAGGAGCTGGTGTCCCAGTCTAAAGCCTTGTGCAGGGACTACATACTGTCCAGACTCAACCAGAATGGACTGGGATGGTCCAAAACTGAactcaacctctctctctcaaatgcAGCGCTCGCTGAGGTGTCTTTTGTGCTTCTCTGTCTTG GCGACGAGCTGGAGTGTATACAGCCCTATTTGTACAGGAACGTGGCACGGCAACTCAACATCTCTGTTGCCATGGAGAGTATGGTTTCAGATGCCTTCATCGGCGTGGCAACAGAGATCTTCTCAACAG GTATAACATGGGGTAAAGTGGTATCGATGTTCGCAGTAGCCGGAGCCCTGGCAGTCGATTGTGTCAGACTGGGTCACGCAACCACGGTTCACATCTTGGTGGACAGTCTGGGCCAGTTTGTCCGCAAGTTTCTGGTTCACTGGCTGAAAAGACGAGGAGGATGG GTGGAGATTACCAAATGTGTGGTGAAGAAGGATCTTGCCCCTGAGCACCACTGGCTGTCGTCTGCCATCGAGTCCCTGAAGTACTTCCTCACTACTATGTACGTCTACATCATGAAGGAACCATGA
- the agxtb gene encoding alanine--glyoxylate and serine--pyruvate aminotransferase b → MQRALFSRSALLAQQAPAAVDSLLAARSAPLLQRLDRSISSATIPPPACILRPLEAPLRYLFGPGPSNVPPRILAAQGRPIIGHMHPEMFEIMNDIKRGIQYIFQTDNNMTIAMSGSGHAAMECAVFNTVEPGESVLVAINGIWGERVAEIAERMGANVHRMVKTPGGYFSNKEIEQAVEKHKPVLFFLTHGESSAGLCHPVDGIGDICRKHNCLFLVDTVASLGAAPIFMDKQNIDILYTGSQKALNAPPGTAPISFNDRACHKMFNRKTKPVSYLFDMTHLSNYWGCDGQPARVYHHTGPVSGFFALRESLAVIAEKGLEESWKKHKEVASYLYRGLEDLGLKLFIPERDLRLPSVTTIAIPDGYNWKELLAYIMKHHQMEMTGGLGPSIGMVMRIGLMGYNCEKVNADMALHALADALKNCKKSKA, encoded by the exons ATGCAGCGGGCTTTGTTTAGCCGGAGCGCGCTGCTCGCCCAGCAGGCACCAGCGGCTGTCGACAGTCTTCTGGCCGCGAGGAGCGCGCCTCTGCTGCAGCGCCTGGACCGCTCCATTTCCTCCGCCACCATCCCGCCGCCAGCATGCATTCTCCGGCCGCTGGAAGCTCCACTGCGTTACCTGTTTGGACCTGGACCCTCAAACGTTCCTCCACGTATTTTAGCCGCACAGGGCAGGCCGATAATTGGTCACATGCATCCAGAAATGTTTGAG ATCATGAATGACATCAAGAGAGGGATCCAGTACATATTtcagacagataacaacatgaCGATAGCTATGAGCGGCTCCGGGCACGCGGCTATGGAGTGCGCGGTGTTCAATACGGTGGAGCCCGGAGAGAGCGTGCTCGTTGCCATTAACGGAATCTGGGGAGAGCGCGTTGCAGAAATTGCAGAAAGAATGG GTGCCAATGTACATAGAATGGTAAAAACACCTGGAGGATATTTCAGCAATAAGGAAATTGAACAG GCTGTAGAAAAACACAAGCCTGTCCTGTTTTTCCTCACACATGGAGAGTCTTCCGCTGGCCTCTGTCACCCAGTGGACGGCATTGGAGACATCTGCAGAAA ACATAACTGCCTCTTCCTTGTTGACACAGTCGCATCTCTTGGTGCAGCACCAATTTTTATGGACAAGCAAA ATATTGACATCCTGTACACTGGCTCTCAGAAGGCTCTGAATGCACCTCCTGGCACAGCACCTATCTCCTTTAATGACAGAGCATG CCACAAGATGTTTAACAGGAAAACAAAACCTGTATCCTACCTCTTTGATATGACTCATTTGTCCAACTACTGGGGTTGCGATGGCCAACCAGCCAGAGT ATACCACCACACTGGTCCAGTGTCTGGATTCTTCGCCCTGAGAGAGAGTCTGGCAGTTATTGCTGAGAAG GGGCTGGAGGAGTCCTGGAAGAAACACAAGGAGGTGGCATCCTACCTATACAGAGGACTGGAGGACTTGGGCCTCAAGCTCTTCATCCCTGAACGG GACTTGAGGCTCCCCTCCGTCACCACCATTGCCATTCCGGACGGCTACAACTGGAAGGAGTTGCTGGCCTATATCATGAAACACCATCAGATGGAGATGACTGGAGGCCTAGGCCCTTCCATCGGCATG GTGATGAGGATCGGATTGATGGGATACAACTGCGAGAAGGTTAATGCAGACATGGCACTACATGCCCTGGCAGATGCTCTCAAGAACTGCAAAAAGAGCAAGGCTTAA
- the thap4 gene encoding THAP domain-containing protein 4 isoform X1, whose product MACPDNHTGVELNPALLPLDWLLGSWESDEPGEGCFTSIKPFRYIETLNFSHVGQPVINFTFNAFHAETKKPLHRECGFIRMQPGALRVAFIIAQNSGLVEIEEGELTAQQLNLQSQALARVSFAREPHVQKISRVIQLRPDGRLEQTVSMATDNQPLMQHLHITYHRSS is encoded by the exons ATGGCGTGTCCTGACAATCACACAG GAGTGGAGTTGAACCCAGCCCTCCTCCCTCTAGACTGGCTTCTGGGTAGCTGGGAGTCAGATGAACCTGGAGAGGGATGTTTTACCTCCATAAAACCTTTCCGCTACATAGAGACACTGAACTTCAGCCATGTGGGACAACCAGTCATCAACTTCAC GTTCAATGCCTTCCATGCAGAGACCAAGAAGCCCCTGCACAGGGAGTGTGGCTTCATTCGAATGCAGCCAGGGGCCCTCAGAGTAGCGTTCATCATCGCACAGAACTCAG GTCTGGTGGAGATTGAGGAGGGAGAGCTGACAGCGCAGCAGCTGAACCTGCAGAGCCAGGCTCTGGCCAGAGTCTCTTTCGCCAGAGAGCCGCATGTACAGAAG ATTTCTAGAGTGATTCAGCTCCGACCAGATGGGAGGCTGGAGCAGacagtttccatggcaacagacAACCAGCCACTGATGCAGCATTTGCACATCACCTACCATCGCTCGTCTTGA